From the genome of Abyssicoccus albus, one region includes:
- the odhB gene encoding 2-oxoglutarate dehydrogenase complex dihydrolipoyllysine-residue succinyltransferase, with amino-acid sequence MVEIKVPELAESITEGSIASWLKSVGDFVEAGENLLELETDKVNVEVISEHAGVITELKAEEGDTVEVGDVIAIVDESKDADDAGDTSNNSSENESKKTPDNDTSSKDSKEQKSEEVLKEKESSESNSSNGEERIVATPSARKLAREKGIDLSEINASDPRGLVRSQDVDNHNSKPKKEQPKESTKPANPENPVVREKMSRRRKTIANKLLEVSQSTAMLTTFNEIDMTNVMELRKRKKEAFQEKHDGTRLGFMSFFTKACVAALKQYPAVNAEIDGDDMIMKQFFDIGIAVSTEEGLVVPIVRNAERKNFAEIEQDINDLALKARDKKLGLDDMVGGSFTITNGGVFGSLMSTPIINGTQAAILGMHTIQKRPIAVDGDKVEVRPMMYIALSYDHRIIDGKEAVGFLKTVKELIENPEDLLLEG; translated from the coding sequence ATGGTTGAAATTAAAGTTCCAGAATTAGCTGAATCAATAACTGAAGGTTCGATTGCAAGTTGGTTAAAAAGTGTTGGTGACTTTGTAGAAGCAGGTGAAAATTTACTTGAACTTGAAACAGATAAAGTAAACGTAGAAGTGATCAGTGAACATGCAGGTGTTATTACAGAGCTTAAAGCAGAAGAAGGCGATACGGTTGAAGTAGGAGATGTTATCGCAATTGTAGATGAATCAAAAGATGCTGATGATGCTGGAGATACTTCAAATAATTCTTCTGAAAATGAATCTAAAAAAACTCCAGATAATGATACTTCTTCTAAAGATTCTAAAGAACAAAAATCCGAGGAAGTTTTGAAAGAAAAAGAATCATCAGAAAGTAACTCTTCAAATGGTGAAGAACGTATTGTCGCTACACCATCTGCAAGAAAATTAGCACGTGAAAAAGGGATAGATCTTTCCGAAATTAATGCAAGTGATCCTCGTGGATTAGTTCGCTCTCAAGATGTTGACAATCATAATAGTAAACCTAAGAAAGAACAACCGAAAGAATCTACTAAGCCAGCCAATCCAGAAAACCCTGTTGTTCGTGAAAAAATGTCACGTCGACGTAAAACAATTGCAAATAAGCTTTTAGAAGTTTCTCAATCTACTGCAATGTTAACAACATTTAATGAAATTGATATGACAAATGTTATGGAATTACGTAAACGTAAGAAAGAAGCTTTCCAAGAAAAACATGATGGTACTCGTTTAGGCTTTATGTCATTCTTTACAAAAGCATGTGTAGCAGCGTTAAAACAATATCCTGCTGTAAATGCTGAAATTGATGGAGATGACATGATCATGAAGCAATTCTTCGATATTGGGATTGCAGTATCTACAGAAGAAGGACTTGTTGTTCCAATCGTTAGAAATGCAGAACGCAAAAACTTTGCTGAAATCGAACAAGATATTAATGACTTAGCATTAAAAGCTAGAGATAAGAAACTTGGTTTAGATGACATGGTTGGTGGTTCGTTTACAATCACAAATGGTGGCGTATTCGGCTCATTAATGTCGACTCCAATTATTAATGGAACACAAGCAGCAATTCTTGGAATGCATACAATTCAAAAACGTCCTATTGCTGTTGATGGAGATAAAGTTGAAGTTCGTCCGATGATGTATATAGCTTTAAGTTATGATCATAGAATTATTGATGGAAAAGAAGCTGTTGGATTCTTAAAAACAGTAAAAGAACTTATTGAAAATCCAGAAGATTTATTACTTGAAGGTTAA
- a CDS encoding acylphosphatase translates to MITIEYIHITVHGRVQGVGFRQYTKKQADRLGITGTVENVSDYVEIYIDRNCNRIDEFLTSVKKGPSPFSKVNDIKIEHGETNDYFTSFDII, encoded by the coding sequence GTGATTACCATCGAATATATACACATCACTGTGCATGGACGCGTTCAAGGTGTAGGATTTAGACAATATACCAAGAAGCAAGCGGATCGTTTAGGTATTACGGGTACCGTTGAAAATGTTTCTGACTATGTCGAAATATATATTGATCGGAATTGTAATCGAATAGATGAATTTTTAACGAGTGTAAAAAAAGGACCATCACCTTTTAGTAAAGTAAATGATATAAAAATAGAGCATGGTGAAACCAATGACTATTTCACATCATTCGATATTATTTGA
- a CDS encoding toxic anion resistance protein, translated as MNNEYKQLSRMNRNNNNTVPTDYKGSNEVVSNINTSHNDFNQQSIEAFMSKELTKEDEQKVEKMIISLDPSKEETIMEYGIEEQRHLTKFSELMLKKVEQSKQNGIEQQLQFLMKKLNEIDPSELKQNEKKGLKKLLSKAKSSTKELLSRFKNISHEIDKVTIELNQSKSELIRDNELLNQLYNENKSYYDQLDLLIHAAEIKKQDLVQNDLKEARLNLTKDDAIGAQQITDLERYINRLDKKIYDLKISKNITLQSAPQIRMIQDVNHSLAEKIQSSILTSIPLWKNQMSIAMSLMNQQNAAKTQQQVTDTTNLLLNKNSEMLKDNAIKTAELNERSIVDIETLQNTQSNIIDTIKETITIQHNGRLQREQGEKELQRLEEELKSELLKLQHSK; from the coding sequence ATGAACAATGAATACAAACAGTTAAGTCGAATGAATAGAAATAATAACAATACAGTTCCTACTGACTATAAAGGCTCAAATGAGGTTGTGAGTAATATTAATACTAGTCATAATGACTTCAATCAACAATCGATTGAAGCATTCATGTCTAAGGAACTTACTAAAGAAGATGAGCAAAAAGTTGAAAAAATGATCATATCTTTAGACCCATCAAAAGAAGAAACGATTATGGAGTATGGCATTGAAGAACAAAGACACCTGACAAAATTCTCTGAATTAATGTTAAAAAAAGTTGAACAATCAAAACAAAATGGAATTGAACAACAATTACAGTTTTTGATGAAAAAATTAAATGAAATTGACCCTTCTGAGCTCAAACAGAATGAAAAAAAAGGACTAAAAAAACTGCTATCAAAAGCAAAGTCCTCAACAAAAGAACTATTATCTCGGTTCAAAAATATATCACATGAAATTGATAAAGTAACAATTGAACTGAACCAATCAAAATCTGAATTAATTAGAGATAATGAATTATTAAATCAGTTATATAATGAAAATAAGTCATATTATGATCAATTAGACCTATTGATCCATGCTGCGGAAATTAAGAAGCAAGATTTAGTACAAAATGATTTAAAAGAAGCACGATTAAATTTAACAAAAGATGATGCAATTGGTGCGCAACAAATTACTGATTTAGAACGTTATATTAATCGTTTAGATAAAAAGATATATGACTTAAAAATATCTAAAAATATTACATTACAATCTGCTCCTCAAATTAGGATGATACAAGATGTGAACCACTCTCTTGCCGAAAAAATACAAAGTTCAATATTAACTAGCATTCCACTTTGGAAAAATCAAATGTCTATTGCAATGTCATTAATGAATCAGCAAAATGCAGCAAAAACACAACAACAAGTTACAGACACTACTAATTTACTACTCAATAAAAATTCAGAAATGTTAAAAGATAATGCGATTAAAACAGCTGAATTAAACGAACGATCAATCGTCGATATAGAGACACTACAAAATACTCAGTCGAATATTATTGATACAATTAAAGAAACAATTACAATTCAACATAACGGAAGACTACAACGTGAACAAGGTGAGAAAGAATTGCAAAGATTAGAAGAAGAACTTAAGTCCGAATTATTAAAACTTCAACATAGTAAATAA
- a CDS encoding ABC-F family ATP-binding cassette domain-containing protein: protein MLQVTDVSLRFGDRKLFEDVNIKFTPGNCYGLIGANGAGKSTFLKILSGEIESQTGHVSLGKDERLAVLKQDHFAYEDEIVRNVVLQGHQELWRVMKEKNDIYMKPDFSDEDGIRAAELEGEFGEMGGWTAEADAETLLKGLGIKHELMDKTMSELENNQKIKVLLAQALFGNPDVLLLDEPTNGLDIKAIQWLEEFLINFENTVIVVSHDRHFLNNVCTHIADLDFGKIKLFVGNYDFWYQSSQLALKLTQEQNKKKEERIKELQDFVARFSANASKSKQATSRKKMLDKIELEDIQPSSRKYPFVNFKPDREIGKELLQVKNISKTIDGIKVLDNISFTATPNDKVIIMGESEIAKTTLLRILAEEIEPDEGSIEWGVTTTRSYLPKDNAKYFDTNEDNLVDWLRQYAPPEEQTETFLRGFLGRMLFSGEEVKKKPSVLSGGEKVRCMLSKMMLSGANVILLDEPTNHLDLESITAINDGLKNFKGSIFFTSHDFEFINTISNRVVDLDEGGLSKEITYEEYLKEQGIL, encoded by the coding sequence ATGTTACAAGTTACAGATGTTAGTTTAAGATTTGGTGATCGAAAGTTATTCGAAGATGTGAATATTAAATTCACACCAGGCAATTGTTATGGTCTAATTGGTGCAAATGGTGCCGGTAAATCGACATTTCTTAAGATTTTATCTGGTGAAATTGAATCACAGACAGGTCATGTTTCATTAGGTAAAGATGAACGATTAGCTGTTTTAAAGCAAGATCATTTTGCTTATGAAGATGAGATTGTACGCAATGTCGTATTACAAGGGCATCAGGAATTGTGGCGTGTGATGAAAGAAAAAAATGATATTTATATGAAACCTGATTTCAGCGATGAAGATGGTATCCGTGCAGCTGAGTTAGAAGGAGAATTCGGTGAAATGGGTGGTTGGACTGCTGAAGCCGATGCTGAGACATTACTCAAAGGATTAGGTATTAAACATGAATTAATGGATAAAACAATGTCTGAGTTAGAAAATAATCAAAAGATTAAAGTTCTACTTGCACAAGCTCTTTTTGGTAATCCAGATGTTCTTTTACTAGATGAGCCCACTAATGGTCTAGACATTAAAGCAATTCAATGGCTTGAGGAGTTTTTAATAAACTTTGAAAATACAGTAATCGTTGTATCACATGATAGACATTTCCTAAATAATGTGTGTACGCATATTGCAGATTTAGACTTTGGTAAAATTAAATTATTTGTTGGTAACTATGATTTTTGGTACCAATCAAGTCAACTTGCATTAAAATTAACACAAGAGCAAAACAAGAAAAAAGAAGAACGAATCAAAGAATTACAAGATTTCGTTGCACGATTCAGTGCGAATGCCTCAAAATCTAAACAAGCAACATCAAGAAAGAAAATGTTGGATAAAATTGAACTTGAGGATATACAACCGTCTTCTAGAAAATATCCTTTTGTAAACTTTAAACCGGATAGAGAAATTGGTAAAGAGTTACTACAAGTAAAGAATATTTCTAAAACCATAGATGGTATCAAAGTATTAGACAATATTTCATTTACAGCAACTCCAAACGATAAAGTGATCATCATGGGTGAAAGTGAAATTGCAAAGACAACTCTACTTCGAATATTGGCTGAAGAAATAGAACCAGATGAAGGCTCTATTGAATGGGGTGTTACTACAACAAGGTCATATTTACCTAAAGACAATGCGAAATATTTTGATACAAATGAAGATAACTTAGTAGATTGGTTGCGTCAATATGCTCCACCTGAGGAACAGACAGAAACTTTCTTACGAGGATTTTTAGGGAGAATGTTATTCAGTGGTGAAGAAGTGAAAAAGAAACCTAGCGTTCTAAGTGGTGGCGAAAAAGTACGTTGTATGCTCAGTAAAATGATGTTATCTGGTGCAAATGTTATACTGCTTGATGAACCAACAAACCATCTTGATCTTGAAAGTATTACAGCAATAAATGATGGATTGAAGAATTTTAAAGGGTCTATTTTCTTTACATCACACGATTTTGAATTTATAAATACGATATCAAACCGTGTCGTTGATTTAGATGAAGGTGGTTTGAGTAAAGAAATTACGTATGAAGAATATTTAAAAGAGCAAGGGATTTTATAA
- a CDS encoding 5-bromo-4-chloroindolyl phosphate hydrolysis family protein, translating to MKKPVSNWVASFISVPVMIIVTMVSNTIIDVMFLGDMMIGVLFSLTTYLPTKLTLDQSFYKKIGLTKKEYRYVQKQLSNSRDEIRQLRQMFKNVRRLKDVKSLFTLYQTVNRINTIVKQDPKRFFLIENYYYAHLPSVIKMIHSYQQLILTPNKTAEDHQQIKKIQWSIDEMQRTLYADLKQVNKPDYNAYQIEEALMAQHRLTQGDHNEQ from the coding sequence ATGAAAAAGCCAGTATCTAATTGGGTTGCAAGCTTTATAAGTGTTCCTGTAATGATCATTGTAACGATGGTTTCTAATACAATAATTGATGTGATGTTTTTAGGTGACATGATGATTGGGGTATTATTTTCATTGACGACTTATTTGCCAACTAAATTAACATTAGATCAATCTTTTTATAAAAAAATAGGATTAACAAAAAAGGAATATCGATATGTTCAAAAGCAACTATCCAATAGTAGAGATGAAATTAGACAATTAAGACAAATGTTCAAAAATGTTCGTAGACTTAAAGATGTTAAATCTTTATTTACGTTATATCAAACAGTCAATCGAATCAATACGATAGTAAAACAAGACCCTAAAAGATTTTTCTTGATTGAAAACTATTATTACGCTCACTTACCTAGTGTGATCAAGATGATACATTCATATCAACAGCTCATTCTAACACCGAATAAGACTGCTGAAGACCACCAACAAATTAAGAAGATACAATGGTCGATTGATGAGATGCAAAGAACATTATATGCAGATTTGAAACAAGTCAATAAACCTGATTATAATGCATATCAAATTGAAGAGGCGCTTATGGCTCAGCATAGATTAACACAGGGGGATCACAATGAACAATGA
- the brnQ gene encoding branched-chain amino acid transport system II carrier protein, whose product MNKRVILVGFTLFAIFFGAGNLIFPPEVGSKSGTAFIFAIIGFIFTGVGLPLLGIMAGAVNKSGYRGAFKEIHPLFSLIFLMAIYLTIGPFFAIPRTATTSYEMALLPYLNTPSNISLLIFTILYFVVTLLLALFPNNLVDKVGKYLTPTMLIIIVVLLILSIANLFGVKTQSIDSSYEQVNPFFKGFTEGYLTMDAIAAIAFSTIVLGNIKSDFPNITEKKLFKLTFKASMVAASLLGIIYFAFSFVGNKYSFSSQELSLIQDENQNMGAIILTGITDQLFGSFGPIVLGGLVTLACLTTSVGLIVAVSNFFHDIFSKIPYKTYVIMFTLISFILSNQGLEAVIKTSIPVLLLLYPIGMSLILIILLTKFINIPTNAVRITTALVVLISLLTVLNTQFGIVEWINILPLAKESMGWFIPMIVTLIISTLIFKQINNTHYFLKDE is encoded by the coding sequence ATGAATAAAAGAGTAATACTTGTTGGATTTACATTATTTGCAATATTCTTTGGAGCGGGTAACTTAATATTCCCACCAGAAGTTGGAAGTAAAAGTGGTACTGCCTTTATCTTTGCCATTATTGGATTTATTTTTACAGGTGTTGGATTACCTTTACTCGGTATTATGGCTGGAGCAGTTAATAAGTCAGGTTATCGTGGTGCATTTAAAGAAATTCATCCACTATTTAGTCTCATTTTTCTAATGGCAATTTATTTAACAATTGGTCCATTTTTTGCAATTCCAAGAACAGCAACCACATCTTATGAAATGGCGTTATTACCTTACTTAAATACTCCATCAAACATAAGTTTATTAATCTTTACGATACTCTATTTTGTTGTTACATTATTACTTGCTTTATTTCCAAATAATTTAGTCGATAAAGTGGGTAAATATTTAACACCAACGATGTTAATAATTATTGTTGTGTTATTAATTTTAAGTATTGCTAATTTGTTTGGGGTTAAAACACAAAGTATCGATTCATCGTATGAACAAGTAAATCCTTTTTTCAAAGGATTTACAGAAGGATATTTAACAATGGATGCAATTGCTGCAATTGCATTTTCAACCATCGTATTAGGTAATATTAAAAGTGATTTTCCTAATATAACTGAAAAAAAATTATTTAAGTTAACTTTTAAAGCATCTATGGTTGCGGCTTCTTTACTAGGAATTATCTATTTTGCATTTTCATTCGTTGGGAATAAATATTCTTTCTCCAGCCAAGAACTTTCATTAATTCAAGATGAGAATCAAAATATGGGAGCTATAATATTAACAGGTATTACTGATCAACTATTTGGCTCATTTGGACCTATTGTGCTCGGTGGATTAGTCACATTAGCTTGTTTAACAACATCTGTAGGTCTCATTGTAGCGGTTAGTAATTTCTTCCATGATATTTTTAGTAAAATACCATATAAAACATATGTAATTATGTTTACATTAATCAGCTTCATTCTATCGAATCAAGGATTAGAAGCTGTCATTAAAACAAGCATACCAGTATTATTATTGCTTTATCCTATTGGTATGAGCCTAATCTTAATTATTTTGTTAACTAAATTTATAAATATTCCAACTAATGCTGTGAGAATTACAACAGCGTTAGTCGTACTAATTAGTTTACTTACCGTATTAAATACTCAATTTGGTATTGTGGAATGGATTAATATATTACCTCTTGCTAAAGAATCAATGGGATGGTTTATTCCAATGATTGTGACATTAATCATAAGTACATTGATTTTTAAACAAATCAATAATACTCACTATTTTTTAAAAGATGAATAA
- a CDS encoding vWA domain-containing protein — protein MSHSFIKFNDERIDPFKKELLNDLVKLLLNDSEYEIVFGKHGYIDPVNKVLFTPFKWRHRKDEFRLLKGEVVIQAMQYNTEQPGIFEDVIKLIQNEELQFPKLFFQIYLAMETYRSVSLCQKHYSNGQDLLNIYINHVKNDAKKRIIALQNSGRIVDQHIAFVIWYLFKDTDEMTSSHINIESSVEFDIDRIVLSLKNVKHKNSEDSFNYTYALYHVISKEVNKDGWEEFFHRPKTFEYINQLQKNQCKEISDSDDSNDVSDKTKIKQEARKQDEAYLEMEVDSENSINANDANRSGDSTDDMTEVTLGKGQQTKDKSTSIELDTNEDDKNSINKNAILIEKKIDSDIKAELEYDQALNNVKSSINELATVMNKLLDKKYSDKRTHLSKGKLGKDLIPLVTKESIHVFDKRDQPSRDIDATFTLLIDASYSMENKLEYVKDCVILFVEVLKRLNIKHEVYSFYEDTFDSDDKQQPNYMHQFIDYNESLYSKPNASIMNIKAHDDNRDGYIIRKTVEKMKYRTEKNKFILLFSDGEPSAFDYADDGIVDTYYAVNEANDERIQIINLFIDDGPIEESVQQTIKNIYKHNAIFIDNLDNLSDYVYSTLKKLLIYSI, from the coding sequence ATGAGTCATTCATTTATAAAGTTTAACGATGAGCGAATAGACCCTTTCAAAAAAGAACTACTAAATGATTTAGTGAAGCTCTTATTAAACGATTCTGAATATGAGATTGTATTTGGTAAACATGGTTATATAGACCCTGTAAACAAAGTATTGTTTACACCTTTTAAATGGCGTCATCGAAAAGATGAATTTCGTCTATTAAAAGGCGAGGTTGTCATTCAAGCAATGCAATATAATACTGAACAACCTGGGATTTTTGAAGATGTAATTAAATTAATACAAAACGAAGAATTACAATTCCCTAAATTATTCTTTCAAATCTACTTAGCGATGGAAACCTATCGTTCAGTATCACTTTGTCAAAAACACTATTCAAATGGACAAGATTTATTAAATATATATATCAATCATGTCAAAAATGATGCAAAGAAACGTATTATAGCACTTCAAAATAGTGGTCGTATCGTTGATCAACATATCGCATTTGTTATATGGTATCTATTTAAAGATACCGATGAAATGACATCGTCACATATTAATATCGAATCAAGTGTTGAATTTGATATCGATAGAATTGTTTTAAGTTTAAAAAACGTTAAACACAAAAATAGTGAAGATAGTTTCAATTACACGTATGCGCTTTATCACGTTATTTCTAAAGAAGTAAATAAAGATGGTTGGGAAGAATTTTTTCATCGCCCTAAAACTTTTGAATATATAAATCAACTTCAAAAGAACCAATGTAAAGAGATTAGCGATTCTGATGACTCAAATGATGTTTCTGACAAAACAAAAATTAAACAAGAAGCACGTAAACAAGACGAAGCCTATTTAGAAATGGAAGTGGATAGTGAAAACTCGATCAATGCGAATGATGCAAATCGTTCTGGTGATTCCACTGATGATATGACTGAAGTGACATTAGGTAAAGGTCAACAAACTAAAGATAAATCTACGAGCATTGAATTAGATACTAATGAAGATGATAAAAATTCAATCAATAAAAATGCGATACTTATAGAAAAGAAAATTGATTCTGATATTAAAGCAGAGCTTGAATACGATCAAGCATTAAATAATGTTAAAAGCAGCATTAATGAATTGGCAACTGTTATGAATAAACTTTTAGATAAAAAGTATAGTGATAAACGTACACATTTATCAAAAGGAAAGTTAGGTAAAGATTTGATTCCATTAGTTACTAAAGAGTCAATCCATGTTTTTGATAAAAGAGATCAACCTTCAAGAGATATTGATGCAACATTTACATTGTTAATTGATGCAAGTTACAGTATGGAAAATAAATTGGAATACGTTAAAGATTGTGTAATATTATTCGTTGAAGTTCTTAAAAGGTTAAATATTAAACATGAAGTGTATTCATTTTATGAAGATACATTTGATTCTGACGATAAACAACAACCGAATTATATGCATCAATTTATTGATTACAATGAAAGCTTATATTCGAAGCCAAATGCATCAATTATGAATATTAAAGCACATGATGATAATAGAGATGGATATATCATTCGGAAAACTGTTGAAAAGATGAAATATCGTACAGAAAAGAACAAATTCATTTTACTATTTTCAGATGGTGAGCCGTCTGCCTTTGACTACGCGGATGATGGAATTGTTGATACTTATTATGCCGTCAATGAGGCGAATGATGAACGTATACAAATTATTAATTTATTCATTGATGATGGACCGATAGAGGAGAGTGTCCAACAAACTATCAAAAATATATATAAACACAATGCTATATTCATTGATAATTTAGATAATTTAAGTGATTATGTCTATTCTACATTAAAAAAATTATTGATTTATTCAATATAA
- a CDS encoding DUF6501 family protein, which translates to MAEYKWQSKEAIKQVKVKHKDSKKFNVDTSLTMDKVYDVVNETEEYLFIIDDHQKIGGFYKTYFDEV; encoded by the coding sequence ATGGCAGAATATAAATGGCAATCAAAAGAAGCAATTAAACAAGTTAAAGTTAAACATAAGGACTCTAAAAAATTTAATGTAGATACATCTCTAACTATGGATAAAGTATATGATGTTGTGAATGAAACAGAAGAATATTTATTTATAATAGATGACCATCAAAAAATCGGTGGATTTTATAAAACATATTTTGATGAAGTTTAA
- a CDS encoding DUF1033 family protein gives MGYQICIIKSDFEGWFLFDDWKDYIIHSTEVISDMDRFIDIYQSLYTQYSKCRNQIKIGEYDILSMSNPKEVTYCESCEEDLQIYYSFIILKDNDVCNSPVNLSGII, from the coding sequence ATGGGGTATCAAATTTGTATTATTAAGTCTGACTTTGAAGGTTGGTTTTTATTTGACGATTGGAAAGATTATATCATTCATTCAACAGAAGTAATTTCAGATATGGATAGATTTATCGATATATATCAATCTCTTTACACACAATATTCAAAATGTAGAAATCAAATTAAAATAGGGGAGTACGACATTCTCTCAATGAGTAATCCTAAAGAAGTTACTTATTGTGAAAGTTGTGAAGAAGATTTACAAATATATTATAGCTTCATTATATTAAAAGATAATGATGTTTGTAACAGTCCTGTAAATTTGAGTGGGATAATTTAA
- a CDS encoding cold-shock protein — protein MKQGTVKWFNAEKGFGFIEIEGENDVFVHFSAINQEGYKSLEEGQSVEFEVVDGDRGPQAANVVKL, from the coding sequence ATGAAACAAGGTACAGTTAAATGGTTTAACGCAGAAAAAGGTTTTGGATTTATTGAAATCGAAGGGGAAAACGATGTATTCGTTCATTTCTCAGCAATTAACCAAGAAGGTTACAAGTCATTAGAAGAAGGCCAAAGTGTAGAATTTGAAGTTGTTGACGGCGATCGCGGACCGCAAGCTGCAAACGTTGTTAAACTTTAA
- a CDS encoding ATP-binding protein, with the protein MMIKYQNRDQQLIDDAINIVKLGKNLLLKGPTGTGKTRLSENISDSLSAKQYSVNCSVDLDAESLLGFKTIETIDGVQQIVFIDGPVIKAMKEGAILYIDEINMAKPEVLPILNSVLDYRRKLTNPFNNEVVIAQKGFNVIAAINEGYVGTMPMNEALVNRFVAIELKYIDGETLKQVLIDQSILTDEQDIEKMIKLNELLIKMVSQHQISEEVASVRALIDACDLMTIMPFERAIERALVSKLETDREKEAIRQLFELI; encoded by the coding sequence ATGATGATTAAATATCAAAATAGAGATCAACAACTAATTGATGATGCAATAAATATTGTTAAATTAGGCAAAAATTTATTGTTAAAAGGACCGACAGGTACTGGTAAAACAAGGCTTTCCGAAAATATATCTGACTCTTTATCGGCAAAACAATATAGTGTGAACTGCAGTGTCGACTTAGATGCTGAAAGTTTACTCGGGTTTAAAACGATAGAGACAATTGACGGTGTTCAGCAAATTGTATTTATTGATGGCCCTGTCATCAAAGCGATGAAAGAAGGGGCTATACTTTATATAGATGAAATCAATATGGCTAAACCTGAAGTGTTACCAATTTTGAATAGCGTATTAGATTATCGTCGAAAATTGACGAACCCTTTCAATAATGAAGTTGTAATTGCGCAGAAAGGATTCAATGTGATTGCTGCAATTAATGAGGGATATGTTGGAACGATGCCAATGAATGAAGCGTTAGTCAATCGTTTTGTTGCGATTGAACTGAAATATATAGATGGTGAAACATTAAAACAAGTGCTTATTGATCAATCTATATTAACAGATGAACAAGACATAGAAAAAATGATAAAACTTAACGAATTACTTATAAAAATGGTTTCACAACACCAAATATCAGAAGAAGTTGCTAGTGTTAGGGCATTAATAGATGCATGCGATTTAATGACGATTATGCCATTTGAACGTGCAATTGAAAGAGCTTTAGTTTCTAAATTAGAAACGGATAGAGAAAAAGAAGCAATTCGTCAGTTGTTCGAGTTGATATAA
- a CDS encoding VOC family protein, with protein sequence MYLNHHVEIIVKDNKKSINFYQKILGLNLVFHETMKNESRNIDIAKLSLGDESSYSHIKLIEQPNAPQHKTGYNDINAISFRVPSNESLYYYAERLNQFDVVQYKLEKRNGHYVLPFRGPDHEELYLISNEQNIGLQTSIPADHSDINPIHQVSGLGPIYLTLSEPILTGSVLKELLQMKNSADYLIQGVEGKVHVFEMDGKGHGAEIHIITDTKTKTAHGVGMIDHFAIQVEAHDDFIALENRINEIKLPYEKVNAEQYESIFIRDMNKLLIEIVDNEPRE encoded by the coding sequence ATGTATTTAAACCATCATGTTGAAATTATAGTTAAAGATAATAAAAAAAGTATTAATTTTTATCAAAAAATATTAGGATTAAATCTAGTATTTCATGAAACAATGAAAAATGAATCACGAAATATAGATATTGCAAAACTTTCACTTGGTGATGAGTCATCATACAGTCACATTAAATTAATTGAACAACCAAATGCACCACAACATAAAACAGGATATAACGATATTAATGCGATCAGTTTTAGAGTCCCTTCAAATGAAAGTTTATATTATTATGCAGAACGATTAAATCAATTTGATGTTGTTCAGTATAAGCTAGAAAAAAGAAATGGGCACTATGTTCTCCCTTTTAGAGGACCAGACCACGAAGAACTATATTTAATCTCAAATGAACAAAACATCGGATTACAAACGAGTATTCCGGCTGATCACTCAGATATTAATCCAATCCATCAAGTGAGTGGTTTAGGACCCATATATTTAACATTAAGTGAGCCAATTTTAACAGGATCTGTATTAAAAGAATTACTTCAAATGAAAAACAGCGCTGATTATTTAATACAAGGTGTTGAAGGTAAAGTACACGTCTTTGAGATGGATGGTAAAGGACATGGTGCAGAAATTCATATCATTACAGATACCAAAACTAAAACAGCACATGGTGTCGGTATGATTGATCACTTTGCGATTCAAGTTGAAGCGCATGATGATTTTATTGCACTTGAAAATCGGATAAATGAAATTAAATTGCCTTATGAAAAAGTCAATGCAGAACAATATGAATCAATTTTTATACGTGATATGAATAAATTATTAATTGAAATAGTAGATAATGAACCAAGAGAGTAA